One stretch of Pigmentiphaga aceris DNA includes these proteins:
- a CDS encoding EI24 domain-containing protein, producing the protein MNTVLPPIAPSKKSAGMWGVGRAAGRAIVSQFHPKMLMALLLPLAVALVAAVVLVLLFWTPLTAWLQESLSTLGVVTWADETMAQVGFGSMMVVLKLWIVPLAATLILLPLSGILGLAVAAVVVMPLVLRHIGERDYPDVGRRGGNGFVGGLWNAVWVTTLFVIGWLLTLPLWLFPPFAVLLPIFWWSFAFSRMLRVDALAEHATPAEREVLYARHNVGFWALGGICALINLFPPAWFLLPVLSALMFSHFGMEALRRLRSETQL; encoded by the coding sequence ATGAATACTGTGTTGCCACCGATTGCGCCTTCCAAGAAATCAGCGGGCATGTGGGGGGTCGGCCGGGCCGCCGGGCGTGCCATCGTGTCCCAATTCCACCCCAAGATGTTGATGGCATTGCTGCTGCCACTGGCCGTTGCGCTGGTGGCTGCGGTCGTGCTGGTCTTGCTGTTCTGGACACCGCTTACTGCCTGGTTGCAAGAAAGCCTGTCTACCCTGGGGGTGGTTACCTGGGCAGACGAAACCATGGCGCAGGTCGGCTTCGGGTCGATGATGGTGGTGCTCAAGCTGTGGATCGTACCGCTGGCCGCCACACTGATCTTGTTGCCCTTGTCGGGCATTCTAGGCTTGGCTGTTGCAGCAGTGGTGGTCATGCCGCTGGTGCTTCGTCACATCGGCGAGCGTGACTACCCGGATGTCGGCCGCCGTGGTGGCAATGGCTTTGTGGGTGGCTTGTGGAACGCCGTGTGGGTCACCACCTTGTTTGTCATTGGCTGGCTGCTGACGCTGCCGCTGTGGCTGTTCCCGCCGTTTGCGGTACTGCTGCCGATTTTCTGGTGGTCGTTTGCCTTCAGCCGTATGCTGCGTGTCGACGCGCTGGCCGAACATGCCACGCCCGCTGAACGTGAAGTGCTTTACGCCCGCCACAACGTCGGATTCTGGGCGCTTGGCGGCATCTGCGCGCTGATCAACCTGTTTCCCCCTGCCTGGTTTTTGTTGCCGGTCCTGTCGGCACTGATGTTTTCGCATTTTGGAATGGAGGCACTGCGCCGACTGCGCAGCGAGACCCAACTATGA
- a CDS encoding thioredoxin family protein, which produces MNPPALVLFPDRDAARLKTLLHDPSRTLVACLCAEWCGTCRDYLPPFEALAAKRPDDAFVWIDIEDFPDLLDDHDVENFPTLLIQRGPDILFYGTMLPHIGHLERLLDSFGVDAEAIGAPAPDVRAALTA; this is translated from the coding sequence TTGAATCCACCTGCACTTGTTCTCTTCCCTGATCGCGATGCTGCCCGCCTGAAGACGTTGCTGCACGATCCGTCCCGCACCCTGGTTGCCTGTCTGTGCGCCGAGTGGTGCGGCACCTGCCGGGACTATCTTCCGCCCTTCGAGGCACTGGCCGCCAAGCGGCCGGACGATGCCTTTGTGTGGATCGACATCGAAGATTTTCCTGACTTGCTGGACGACCACGATGTCGAGAACTTCCCGACGCTATTGATTCAGCGCGGCCCCGACATCCTGTTCTACGGCACCATGCTGCCGCACATCGGCCACCTGGAACGCCTGCTGGATAGCTTCGGCGTAGACGCCGAGGCCATCGGTGCGCCGGCACCGGATGTCCGGGCGGCGCTCACGGCTTGA